The following nucleotide sequence is from Solanum dulcamara chromosome 7, daSolDulc1.2, whole genome shotgun sequence.
ttgtaaggaAAACCCAACACCAAAACTATTCAGCAATCCAAACACCacctaaatattatttaataggAAAATAATTAGTTGTAGTTGCATCATTTGTATTGAAAAGAatggacttaaaagtggagctTATGCAAACAGAAGAACAAGTTCAAAGATGATCTCGGTACTAACTGGTCTCAAGCATGCGCTCAAACTCAATCGACTTCGTAGAAATTTGTTTACCCGAGCTTGAATTCAACTCCTACCTCACAAAACAAATAGCCAAACTAAGTTTGTACCTCTAGAGATCAGCTCAGCTTGGCTCGATATTCAGCTCTGAATGTCTTAAGACTTTACTTGACCAGAAGATGCAATTATAAGTTGCATCTATGAAATCGTGTATGGCATGTAGTAATGAtacaaattaattttaaataatgaagAGGAGATAAAAGTGACAAAAAAGTGACAAACACCCTCGTTTAAATAAAATGACTAATCCATATATCTTACCACTTCTATGCTTTCGCATGCCATATAGGCGCATACGTCCTAATAACAGGACTTATTCACACATGCTACAAATATCCgtgtgaaatatattttaaccaAAATGTATGCAACAATCAGACATATTTTACCATAATTTACTCTGATTGTCATGTCATGAATTTCTAGAAACGCCTTTTTTGCATACATTCACCAATGTATTTGCTTCATGATTATTAGATTAAAAAATCATCTGGTTATTTTATCTTAAAGTAAACTTCAAATGGTGTTCTGTGGTGTATACTGCCTGACAATAGCCCCTTGGAAATATTCTAAACATCGCTTCCTACCGTGTAGCCTGAAATATCAGTGACTAAGAGCTGTATGCATCAGTTAATCCCCTTTCAAACCCAATTTGAAGGACATTTATCACCCATATCATGAGTGATATTACTCTAGTAATCTAGATGGGAAGTCAAGTTCTATCACATCCACACTAACAAGGAAAAGTCATCCCCAAATGAGATTAAGTTGCAAAATTCTTCAAATCCTTAATCTCCTCTTCCTCCCCCACCCGATTGTCAGGACTTACTATTCTaatcttctctttctctttcttatcCAGGAAGTTAAGACTTCCAAAATGGCTGAACTAGGTCCACAACAAACTAGAAAAGTTCTAAAACAAATGGGGAGGATTTGATAAAATCCAGCCAGAAAGACTTATTGGATTGGTTATTCACCGACCTATTTCAAGAAGAGCCTTGTATATTACTTTATTACGTGCGAGTGAGGTCTTTCCCAAAACAAATATTGGGATTTCTGACTTGAATTATTTCTGGGCATCCCGCCTTCGAGAATATctgtatatttttaaaaacaatatAGAATTGTAGAATGATTCACCTACCCTGTACAGAGGATATGGAATGCCTTAAGGCTTTCCTTCGTTTTTCAGTGTAGCGTCGGCCCAGCAGTGTTATAATTCAAAGCATTAGTTATTTATGGGATATTAAGAAATGTTTCAGACCATCTCCAACCATCTCTATTCTCTATATTTGGAGTAAAATAGAGAATGGGCTCTCCAACCCCCCACCACTTCACTCTCTATTCTCCATTTATAGAGAGGTGAATAGTAGTTCTCCAAACTATTCATACtctctattatttttatattatttctaTTACGTAAGACCATTAATTAAGTGTTTactatttgtaattattttccaaatctaatataacatttaaaaatatattattgacaAGCATATTACTTTCATCCCgaattaataatttttctactttatttctttttttaaaaaaatcgtcacttaaaatatgtaatttaatattatttatataatatcagACCATTAAATAAGTCTTTAATAATTGTAATTATTTTCTAATGTAATAAAcatctaaaaatataattatgacAAGTTTACTACTATCAtttctaattaataatttttctactttttttttaatttttgttcaaAATGAAATAGGGGTAGTAAATTTTAGTACACGAAATAAATTTTACgatgatataatatttattatgtaATTGTATTTCATCAatgatttcacttttatttgaattttccattaatatgtataatatataatatttgcttgcaatttatgttatttagaataaaattaattttatattaaatgaagaatttgaaaagaacaaaattttatattacatGAAGGTTATATAGggtgattttttgaaaaaagaagaaaggatttatattatgaaataagaaaaaaaaatgaaatagaaataataatataatattgaggagagaaaaaaatcttttttagaGAGTAAAAATAGAGAATTGGGTTGGAGTTGGTTTGTCTACAAATACTCTCTATTATCTATATTTGAAGAGTAAAATAGAGAGTGGGTTGGAGATGCCCTCAGAATTGAATATGTGTATCATCATTTTACAAACAGTGCAAATAGAAGAGAGTAAAGATACTTTACTTCAAAGCTTGGACTAGACTTACACCAATTAAGATCAGCAAGTTTACCTTTTTAATCGAAGCATAACTGTGATCAACTTCTACCATCCACATCAAACCCAGCCCCCGTCCAACCAGGTGGTGCTGCACCTCTACTTTTAGGTACTATGCCAATTCCTTTCCTTCTTCCTTGGGCATTAAttttcttctttcctcttgattcAGGTTATTGGTTTTGTCCATTTTCTGCTGCAGCATTTCTAGCATTTCCTTCTTTCAATGTAATTTCAGATGATCTATTTGATGATTCTTGCGTACCTTGAACTGAGGAAACATCTCGAGTCATACTGCTCGGTGCAGGGCTCACGGAATTCAGATCCTAAGAACATTTTGGGCCATCAGTTTTATGCAGCTTTGGTTAGGAAGCATTCTTAAGAAGATAACATGAGAAGCATCATATCTCAGATTCTCAGTGCCATTTTTAGTCTTGTTGCTACAAAAACAAGATTATGGAAGGAGCAAAAAGAAGCACAAGGAACTCTGCTAGTCTTATCTTGAAGGATAAGGTTTCAATCAAACATTTGGGACTGTTTCAGATTCTAGTTTTGGCTACAGCATGGTAGTATGTTATCTGGCCTACATTGTGCTCATTCTCCCCTCAACATTGTCATCCCTCTCGCAAGGAAGTGTTGTGAAGGCTACTCACACTTCACATAATTTAAGTATCAAACATAGTCTCACATCTGACAAACACAGGGTTATTAGAGCTTTCTGATAAAATGGCTTAAAGCATTGACCAAATTGGGGCATTCTGGGGAATGTTTTTCTGGGCACAAGCTCATCCAATCTCATAGTCCATCCAATTTGGCAGCTTGGGAACTCTGTCCTTCAAGCCCACAAATAAGTTGGACTTGGTTCAATCTTCAGTGCTGCCAAATAACTTTATTCAGGTTTAAAAATAATACTGCTTTCACAGAGTAACCATATGACAAGGTTCATCAAGCAACAAAGAAGCAGCAGAAGGTTTGACAAAACCAAGAAGAATCAAATCATAATTCTCTACATTCAGTCGAAAAATACATCAGTTTTTATAAGCAATGAGAAAATCAAGTAAAAGAATTTGGCTCCAGTCCAAAATTTACTCGAGTTCTACATGTTCAATCTGGGATTACCATATTGATTAAATAGAGATGCAAGTTCCAAATGTTTCAGTACCTCCCTCTTCCACCATTTTCTTGTAGGCAGTCTTATATTGAATCAGCACATTGGCTGCCACATATACTACTTGTTGTTACTTGTTACTGAACTCTAGAATTAGTCGAAAACTTGAGTTACTAAGAGGATCATAGAAGGTCAAGAACATCATCAGCTCCTCCATTCATACACGTCCAAAAAGAGATAAAAGACAACAGCGTAAAAGGTGACATCATACTGCTAATAGATCTAGTAGCCATCTAGAAAATAAGCAGCAAACATACAGAGCTAGTGAGCTCCTCATAAAGATTccaaaaatgtattcttaccaAGGAAGAGAATGTGGATGCTCTGCTTGGATTTAAAGCTTCCAGCTTCCTTTTTAGTTCTTCCAATCTAGCTAGCTGAGTGTTACTACTTTCACGAACCTATAAAAGGTAATGACACTTGAAAAGATTCACACAATCTAACACTGTGAATGAAAACGAGAAATATACAAAAGCAAAATACCAGATTATTCAAGTCCTCACAAAGCTTTTGCTTGAAATCCTCCTCATCCTTAACATCTTTTGATGCTGCTTCCCATGCCTAGAGATAAAATCAGATAAGAAGAAGCAAATCACATACCAAATTTAGAAGTCCGTTACAATTTTCTTAAAGTAACAAATCTAATGCTCTTCTTCCATGTCTCCCTTCaatgttttttcctttttatgtgTTGTTACGTTTTTtcgttcttttcttttttcttttagattGGTGAACATCACATTCAGGAGAAAGACTGGTACTATGGAAGCAGAACCATTACAAGAGATGAAAACAAGAAAACTCTTGTTAGATTCACTGTAAGTGGAAATGTAGGATACTGAGAGGAGGATAACGCCTTCTCTAGGTCATCAATAAGACAGGAAAGTATAGGCTATAAAGTAGCCTGAGAATAGCTTCACTCATTATCCATTTCTGATTTTCTTGGGAATGAATAACTAGTTATTTATAGAAGATACTATTATCTACTGCTCACTGTACAGATTTGAAGCCTCGTTTCTTCCTCTGCAAACCCCCATAGAGTTCAAGGAAGGAACCAAGATTTGAGAAGGAACAAAAAGAAACAACAGAATATAGCGGTTGCCTCCCGGAACTTGTAGACAGACAATAGCTTTCTATATGCGCGAATTGGCAAAACAAAAATTCCGCTAAACCAACAAAAAGTGGCATTTTATCTGAATGTAATTCCAAAATAATTGGAAAATCCATAGTCAATGGGTGATCAGCGATGGATGGCAGGATTTGATAGTTGGTTAGGTGGTCACTGAAGACCCTACAAAGTGTGTTCTCTTGAGGAGATAGGGCATGACGAGATAGAGAGGGAGGGATGTTGCAAGTGCTAAGTACGTGTTCACCCTCAAACTGGAAGTCAGGACAAAGTTGCAGAATACCCGGTCATCATCATGGcatttatttagaatttttaGATATgggatttttttattatattatttcaaTGAGTTCTAAGACGAAATCAAATGGAGTACCATGATCAATGAGGATTTATATAGCCGACCCTAGCTCGCTTGGGATTGAGGCATAGATGTTATTGTAGTATTCTTACAAGGGGTTGGTGATTGGTCACCAAATAGACAGTGTCGATGAGAGGTTCTTCCAAGATGTGCAATAAACAAGATGAAAGGCAGATGGATggtatcattatttttttctttaatatgaGTAAATATTTTGCAATCAACGAGCTCATTCCCATGAGGTTAGCATCAAGTACATGCAAATTGCAAAATAGTACATCAATTCTAAATATGGTGGAGTGCATGTGGTATGTGCTATCAACAAATTTTATAGTAAGAATTTCACTAGCAAAAATTGCATCCAGAAGATGTAGAGGATTACAGAAGCAAGCTCCTATCAAAAACTGGAGTTGATGGAATCCAAAAGTTCAATTACATCATTTACAGCTTTGAGATTACACCGGAAAAATAGATTCATCAAGCATCTGGCTTTTAGGGAGGGAACAGGTGTATGACTCCAGAACAAGCATATCTGCTATTGGTATTATGCTGACCTCTTTAGAAGAAACAAAGATCTTGCATGAAGGTtaccaaaaaagaaataaagggaGAGGACAACCAGCTCAAATCCTGTAATTTGTCTATTACTCCATCCAATGCAAAAAGAACTGTAGGGTTTGAAGTATGAGAGTCAAACCATTCGGTTTCATGGTCTCAATTGGAACATTAATTCCTTTTGAAAAAATGTACACATTTACAAACTACATATACGTCATTAAGTAACAACTTTTCCAAATTAAGAATATGTAGAGAGATGCATTAGAAAATGGTAGTCAGCAAAAGCTGTTTGCTTccccaacaataataatatcatataaaatgGAACAAGGGAATGGTACATTATATTTCAAATCTCAGTTGACTTGAAAATTTAACAAAAGATTTAAAAGCCATTATTACAGAACCGATGATTCTTTCACCTTCTCATTTCATGCTTTCACCATACAAAAACAGCTTGTTGAACAACTAAGTATCTTCCCCTGTTGCATTGTTTACATCTAAGGTAATATATAGAAGTGACTAATTAACCTCAACAGTCCTTCTCCTTTAGCACTAAAGCCACCAAGCAGATATTTCAAATCTACGTACTATGTTTTAAAGCCCAACAACCTGCCTGAGAATGGCTATTGGTGAAATCTTTATATTAAAggaatgaatttttttaaaagatgttCTTAGTCAAAGCCTTCTGCGCCTCTTACTGGAAATCTATTTAGAAACTTTAGTTAGTAAAGTACTTTAGTCTATTTTAGAAGTTATCATTTCATTAAACATTGTCAGAATGTGAAAGGAAGCACTCAAGGCAATTAGAAGTGTTAGGTTTTGCAGGTTTATTAAGGAAAACAGGGAAAGTGGAGATAATTAGCCTGTGTAAGCACCATCTTGCTCCTTCCCGGACCTTTTAGGAAAATGGATAGAAGAATCCAGCACTAATAAATCTTTTAGAAACCAAAGGTCGCTTTTGATTTAAATGCAAGCTTGAAAAGGGAAGGACTAAAATGCAAGTAATTTAAACATgccaagccaccattcttttgCTTCTTCCCAGACTTCTCATGGAAAGGAACATGAAATCTCCACAACTAGTAAcgattttcaaaatcaaaaagcACTTTTGATACAATCCAACTTCGTACATTTGCCAAAGAGTCAAATACCTGCTAATCTTGAAATGACTTCTTCTCAAATGGAGTTTTGGAAGAGTAGTAATTTGTGTTTGGCTAAAACATTTAAGAAACACTTTTTTTAGTATTAGAGAATCAGTTAATGTTTGGTTAATATATCTAAAAAGTTCTTTTGAGTGTCAACTATGACTTAGGAGAAGTAAAGTTTCAATCAGTAttatttaaatagataaatgatTGTAAAACCAAAAAGAATAGAAAGGGGAGACAAACCTTTCGTGCTTGTTCTTCCTTCAGCTTAGCAATTCGGATTTTTTCTGTTGACACTTCTATTTTCTTTCTCATGTGTTCAAGTGCTGAAGGTTATGGCAAAGCTCATAAATCAGCTGTACAATTATAAGATACTTATGCTAAATAAGTAGCATAGACAACGCACAGACCTGCTTTCTTAGGCCCAGCTGTAAGTTTCATCTCCATTGTCAGGTTTGCCAGTTCCTTCTCAACATCACGGAtcttggagtaattttcatcaaTATATCTGACAGGATATACCAGAGAAGAGCAAAATAATTAGGCATAGAAAACATAGGGAGAATACCTGATGTGAAAAGAATTTTAATGCTAGTGATAACATGATACAAGCATTATACACTTTCATGACTTCCACAGAATCTCAGATCCCTAGACATTCTGCTCTAAATCAATTACCGCTGAAAATGTATTCACTGGATAGAAGGAATTAAGATCATGGACTAAAAACATGCAAAACATTTAGAATCTGTAAAACAAGGATTTTCCGGGATGCAAGAGATTTCCTGTGCACGGAAACAAGGATTTCCTGGATCTCTCCACCCCATGATGTTCTCATTTGGCAGAATGAAGGAAAAGCTCTTTCACAGATTCCAATTGTCGAAACTATGTGCAATTGATTTTAGTAATTCATTAATCTTTTCTTCATGCTCCTTAATTAAAATTCTCTTTGAGAAAGAAGGTTTTGGATCATGTTTGTACATAAGTTTATTAGCCATAGATGAGCTTTACATAATACCCTGGTCCAATATAATTTCTAAATTTGTTCACATGTTTTGCTTTTCATATTTTACCACCATAATCACCTTCAGAATCTACActtcaaaatttaaaagatgTTTTAGTTGTGAATTTATCCCACTGATTCTCTTTCGCTATCGATGTAGAAGAAATGCTGAATCCATTGGAGTAAAATTCATGTTCAGAATCTTTTACTATCCAGTATGTTCTAGACTAAGTTGCGCGGACTCTCCACTGTTGATGTCGCACccgtgtcggattctccaaaaatacactacttttggagaatccaACACGCACCcattgacatttttgaagagtccgggCAACATTGGTTCTAGATCACCCAATGTTCCACTGAGTTTCTTCCACAATCATTTGTGTTCCTCCAATTCGACTGTATGATATTGGTTAATGGTTACTTCAAATTTGTTCAGAAACAAGCCTTGATAAACTTTTGACATTGATTAGTATTCACGCATGGTGGGGACTAAAGTTAAGAAACAGCACAAACTCATTCTGACGAAGATAGCTGAGTAACATTGAAAAGCATTAACTAGTGAAATGGCACAAGGATGAAGGAACAAGCAATGGAGTGGTATTGAAGTTGTACATAAGATCCATAAGAGTAGAAGTAAGAAGTCAACTCACTTTCTTAATTGAAGCTGCTCTGCCTCAATTATCTGGAAACAACATTGCAACAATCAACAAGTATATAATAAGTTATATATTGAAAGCAAGCACAAATTGAAGTGTATAAATAGAAGAAGAACCTTTTCGGTGTAAGCAATGACCGGTGATTCTCTAGCAATGCCATCGGACCCAATCTCAGGTAGCAGCACAGCTTTGGCTGTCGCATTCCAATCTGAACTGGCTTCGGTAGCCATTGATACAACACTCTGATTACCCaaaggggggggggaggggggggggaagTGATCGATATGGGCAGTGAAAGTGTCGAGAGGTATTCAGATAGAAGGAATCCTAATCTCGAAAGAGTATATTGGAGTAAGCGTTTCGCTGAATTTGGGAACTAGTTAGTAGGATTGCTGCTTCATATGGCAATTAGCAGCAAACGGCGTCTGCACGTCGTTGCCACTGGGCACAAAAAAAGAGTGCAATACCAATTTTGCTCAGAGCCTGGCGCGCCAAAGTTTGGCTGGACTTGGCCCAATGAACCATACATGAATGAAAAAGGATGCCACTATGAAAGTGACTGTACAAGTCAACAACAAAACAATAGTTGCACAAAATAAAGGGGATGTTGATAGCAAAAAAATAACATTCGTAGTTTGGAAATTGGTCTTAAAACGACACTTCTCAAATTTTACAGtggattattttttctttttaactcCAAGAGAAACCACAATTGCTATTTTTGAAAAGGGTAAATTGCAGTAGACAAACTCTGGGCTCGACTCAAAGATCACTTGTTGTTGCAcgtaataatttttgaatttgccTTTGATTTACTATTGACTAAATAATATGAtacttcttttatttcatattaattgaatttaatagaaatttttcattgttcaaaataattgaattgttcaaagttcaagatggATGTTTGAAagttttttcatatttgccttttattaattaaagttttatattttctataagataaatcacactacttgcaaagttatatttatgattttacaaaagaCAATAGTGAAAAGTATAGTTTAAATTATctccttaaatatttttgttgatatatgtgtattatcttctaaattcagttaatatgaaatagaaagGCTAATTTATGGATCACAATAGTTTGCACAAAATACGGTGAACTACTCTGATAAGTGATAAATTACCCCAAGAAAAATCATCCGTCGTCCTCTCACGATTGGTTAGAATCATACCAACCGAGTAGTGAGAATTTAATTGAactaaaataagatgaaaaagTCCAATAGTTTATTTGTGctccttattttttttatttttttcttcatatgaaAATGAACTAAGGGTCTAGTGATTCAAATTAGTGAAACCCTATGCTCCGAGAGGAAGAAATGTTCTTGCTAACTTGGTCCCCTAAggtgccccccccccccccccccccccccaatttaTGGAAACTTtaatgaaaggaaagaaaataaaaaaggctCTTGAGAAGGGAACATATTAAACAACAAAAGCTGGATAGTCGTTAAATGCATGTACACTTTGTTTTTCCCTCTACACATAGTAAATCTCAATAT
It contains:
- the LOC129896291 gene encoding uncharacterized protein LOC129896291 isoform X1, yielding MATEASSDWNATAKAVLLPEIGSDGIARESPVIAYTEKIIEAEQLQLRKYIDENYSKIRDVEKELANLTMEMKLTAGPKKAALEHMRKKIEVSTEKIRIAKLKEEQARKAWEAASKDVKDEEDFKQKLCEDLNNLVRESSNTQLARLEELKRKLEALNPSRASTFSSLDLNSVSPAPSSMTRDVSSVQGTQESSNRSSEITLKEGNARNAAAENGQNQ
- the LOC129896291 gene encoding uncharacterized protein LOC129896291 isoform X2 translates to MATEASSDWNATAKAVLLPEIGSDGIARESPVIAYTEKIIEAEQLQLRKYIDENYSKIRDVEKELANLTMEMKLTAGPKKAALEHMRKKIEVSTEKIRIAKLKEEQARKAWEAASKDVKDEEDFKQKLCEDLNNLVRESSNTQLARLEELKRKLEALNPSRASTFSSLRKKIGGHVRD